The DNA window gcgtgcgagtgaggccaaagcacggggaaaggtcgggtggtgattgcagggtcagtaaacaatgatttcgagccttgaaaaattaacgaccgaccgtcggatgggatggggcccacgggccgagagagcgggcgtgggtggcccattagccgtgggcggtcggggcgttataAGTGGGCTGGTGCTGCATCCTCACGCAGATACAGCTCTGTGATATTAAGGCAAAGGTGGGGTGGACACTTGATAGTCCTCAGACACTTGGTCAGTCtgtattatttattattattatataataataataataaatattttggattattccaggattatttctttatttattattatttattattattatatattttggaaaatcagggtattacaatttggtatcagagcgggttcCGTCCCGGTTCTGACCCGGGATGGCGATTTGTGGGACGTGATTTTAATCGGGTTTTgacgattttgaaaaatattttgggaATTGGgggatttttaaaataaaaataaatagcacCTTTCTGTTTGGCCTTCCGTCCTTAAACCGTTGGTATCCACTTCCTCAGTGATTAATTCTTGTGTTATTCCTTTCAGATGCCGCCGCGTAGGAGAGTTGTTCGTAACCCGGCTGCCAGTGCTGCTCGAGAGGGTGGAGGTGAGCATGTGCCACCACCGCTAGTGATTCCACCGCCGGTGATCCCACCGCCTCCACCGCCGGCGTTTCCACTGATCGATCAGGCTGCTATTATGCAGATGGTACAGCAGGCTGCTCAGGGGGTAGTTCAGCAGGCTGCTCAGGAGGCTGCCAGGATAGCTGCACAGGAGGTTGCCAGACAGTTGGCTGCAGCTCAGCAGGGACAGGCCCATCGGGTGCCGCATGGTCCGCAGATTCAGGTGCAGCAGAGACCGCAGATTCATGTCCAGCAGGGTGCCCCGGTTCAGGTTCAGGGTAACCCGCAAGTTCCACCACCGCAGGGAGAGCAGCATGGAGTTGATGAGGACCTCATGAGAGTGATGAGGCGAATGAAGCACGTGGACTTGGAGAAATTTAGAGGGACAGTGAATGCTACCGAAGCTTACCAGTGGAAGTACAGATTGACCAAGTGTTTGAGGACTATCAAGTGTCCACTTCACATTTGCCTTAATATTACAGAGTTATATCTGCGTGGGGATGCAGCAGTTTGGTGGGAGGGAGTGTGTTCGATGCGCGAGGAGGAGGATTATCCGACATATGCTGAATTCCTCGTTGCGTTCGACAAGAAATACTTTCCCAAGGAGGCCTTACACCAGAAGAGGAATGAGTTCCAGCATTTGATCCAGGGTGGCAAGACCGTCAGGCAGTATGAGCATGAGTTCAGAGAGCTTCGCATGTTTGCTGGTACCCATTTCGATGATGAGGACTTGATGAGGATGTTCCTAAATGGGATGAGAGTGGATCTCCGCGGCAGATGCAGTATGGCTAATTACACCAGCTTGGAGGATATGGTAGAGAAGGCTGTTGTGCAGGAGACGTGTCTTGTTGAGGAGCAGAAACAATCCAAAGCAGCTCAATCAAAGTTCGAGAAGACTTCTGAGTCACAGAAGAGGACATGGGATCATACTGGGGCGCCCAATTGTGGGCGTTGTCGTCGCCCTCATTTCGG is part of the Raphanus sativus cultivar WK10039 unplaced genomic scaffold, ASM80110v3 Scaffold1057, whole genome shotgun sequence genome and encodes:
- the LOC108819859 gene encoding uncharacterized protein LOC108819859 is translated as MPPRRRVVRNPAASAAREGGGEHVPPPLVIPPPVIPPPPPPAFPLIDQAAIMQMVQQAAQGVVQQAAQEAARIAAQEVARQLAAAQQGQAHRVPHGPQIQVQQRPQIHVQQGAPVQVQGNPQVPPPQGEQHGVDEDLMRVMRRMKHVDLEKFRGTVNATEAYQWKYRLTKCLRTIKCPLHICLNITELYLRGDAAVWWEGVCSMREEEDYPTYAEFLVAFDKKYFPKEALHQKRNEFQHLIQGGKTVRQYEHEFRELRMFAGTHFDDEDLMRMFLNGMRVDLRGRCSMANYTSLEDMVEKAVVQETCLVEEQKQSKAAQSKFEKTSESQKRTWDHTGAPNCGRCRRPHFGECFHCYSCGQYGHVQRNCRNRPLGAQDAAPAAAVVAPGACYTCGQLGHISRSCPTKGPAAKRQAIAPRVYALGEADGAERIGGTYLYHTRLI